One Citrobacter amalonaticus genomic window carries:
- the igaA gene encoding intracellular growth attenuator protein IgaA has product MSTILIFLAALLACALLAWWRLNVRARRRKLPWTNAFSEAATRKLTPEERSAVENYLDSLSQIQQVPGPTGASAAPVSLTLNAESNSVIILTHSITRYGITTDDPNKWRYYLDSVEVHLPPFWEQYINDENSVELIHTDTLPLVISLNGHSLQEYMQEARGYALQPTTSTQASIRGEESEQIELLNIRQETHEEYALSRPAGFREALLIVAAFLLFFFCLVTPDVFVPWMVGGAVLLLAAGLWGLFAPPSKTALREIHCLRGTPRRWGLFGENDQEQINNISLGIIDLVYPTHWQPYIAQDLGQQTDIDIYLDRHVVRQGRFLSLHDEVKNFPLQHWVRSTIIAGGSLLVLLMLLFWIPLDMPIKFTLSWMKGAQTIEATSVKQLEQSGVRVGDTLNLRGTGMCNIHAQGTWSAQTSSPFMPFDCSQIIWNDAPALPLPESDLVNKATALSQAVNRQLHPKPEDDSRVSAALRSAIQKSGMVLLDDFGDIVLKTAELCAAEDECVRLKNALVNLGNSKDWNALVKRANAGKLDGVNVLLRPVSAESLDNLVTTSTAPFITRETARAAQSLNSPAPGGFLIVSDEGSDLVDQPWPTVSLYDYPAQEQWSAFQRLAQMLMNTPFSAEGIVTNIYTDANGTQHIGLHRIPDRSGLWRYLGTTLLMLTMLACTLYNGVQAFRRYQRHRTRMMEIQQYYESCLNPKLISAPESLI; this is encoded by the coding sequence ATGAGCACCATTCTGATTTTTTTAGCGGCGTTGCTGGCCTGTGCATTGCTGGCCTGGTGGCGACTTAACGTTCGTGCCAGACGGCGTAAGCTGCCATGGACGAATGCGTTCTCAGAGGCGGCAACGCGCAAACTCACGCCTGAAGAACGCAGCGCCGTTGAAAATTATCTTGATAGCCTGAGCCAAATCCAGCAGGTACCCGGTCCGACAGGCGCCAGCGCGGCCCCGGTTTCCCTGACGCTGAATGCTGAAAGCAATAGCGTCATCATTCTGACCCATTCCATCACCCGCTACGGCATCACGACGGACGATCCGAATAAGTGGCGCTACTACCTCGATTCCGTTGAAGTCCATCTGCCGCCCTTCTGGGAACAGTATATTAATGATGAAAACAGCGTTGAACTGATCCACACCGATACGCTGCCGCTGGTGATCTCGCTAAATGGTCATTCCCTGCAAGAGTATATGCAGGAAGCGCGTGGTTACGCGCTGCAACCGACCACGTCCACACAGGCGTCAATTCGCGGCGAAGAGAGCGAGCAAATTGAGCTGCTGAACATTCGTCAGGAGACGCATGAAGAGTACGCGCTTAGCCGCCCGGCCGGTTTCCGCGAAGCGTTGTTAATTGTTGCCGCCTTCCTGCTGTTCTTTTTCTGTCTGGTAACGCCGGACGTCTTTGTGCCGTGGATGGTGGGCGGAGCCGTGCTGTTGCTGGCGGCAGGATTGTGGGGCTTATTCGCTCCGCCGTCGAAAACCGCGCTACGCGAAATTCACTGCCTGCGGGGAACGCCGCGCCGCTGGGGACTGTTTGGCGAAAATGACCAGGAGCAGATTAACAATATCTCGCTGGGGATTATCGACCTGGTTTATCCGACTCACTGGCAGCCTTACATTGCGCAGGATCTCGGCCAGCAAACAGATATTGATATTTATCTCGATCGCCACGTCGTGCGTCAGGGGCGGTTTTTATCCCTGCATGACGAGGTCAAAAACTTCCCGTTGCAGCACTGGGTACGCAGCACGATCATCGCGGGTGGTTCGCTGCTGGTATTGCTCATGCTGCTGTTCTGGATCCCGCTCGATATGCCGATTAAGTTCACACTATCGTGGATGAAGGGCGCGCAAACCATCGAAGCAACCAGCGTAAAACAGCTTGAACAGTCAGGCGTGCGCGTCGGCGACACGTTGAATCTTCGCGGTACCGGCATGTGTAATATTCATGCGCAGGGCACCTGGAGCGCACAAACCAGCTCGCCGTTTATGCCGTTTGACTGCTCGCAGATCATCTGGAATGACGCCCCAGCGCTGCCGTTGCCAGAATCCGATCTGGTGAACAAAGCCACTGCGCTCTCGCAGGCCGTTAACCGCCAGTTGCACCCCAAACCGGAAGATGACTCTCGCGTCAGCGCGGCCTTGCGTTCCGCTATTCAGAAATCGGGCATGGTGCTGCTGGATGATTTTGGCGATATCGTCCTGAAAACCGCCGAACTGTGCGCAGCAGAAGATGAGTGTGTGCGCCTCAAAAATGCGCTGGTTAACCTGGGGAACAGTAAAGACTGGAACGCGCTGGTGAAACGTGCCAACGCAGGCAAACTGGACGGGGTCAATGTTCTGCTGCGTCCCGTCAGCGCCGAATCGCTCGACAATCTGGTCACCACCTCCACCGCGCCCTTTATTACCCGCGAGACCGCCCGCGCCGCCCAGTCGCTGAACAGCCCTGCCCCTGGCGGATTCCTGATCGTCAGTGATGAAGGCAGCGATCTGGTCGATCAGCCCTGGCCGACCGTATCGCTGTACGACTACCCGGCGCAGGAACAGTGGAGCGCCTTCCAGCGACTGGCGCAAATGCTGATGAACACGCCGTTTAGCGCCGAAGGGATCGTCACCAATATTTATACTGATGCCAATGGCACGCAGCACATTGGCCTGCACCGCATTCCCGATCGTTCCGGTTTGTGGCGTTATCTCGGCACCACGCTGCTGATGCTGACGATGTTAGCCTGCACACTCTATAATGGCGTGCAGGCATTCCGCCGCTATCAGCGCCATCGCACCCGCATGATGGAGATTCAGCAGTACTATGAAAGCTGTCTGAATCCGAAGCTCATCAGCGCTCCGGAAAGCCTCATCTGA
- the yrfG gene encoding GMP/IMP nucleotidase has protein sequence MHIDIAWQNVDTVLLDMDGTLLDLAFDNYFWQKLVPETYGAQNGISPQEAQERIRQEYHAVQHTLNWYCLDYWSDRLGLDICAMTTAMGPRAVLRDDTVPFLDALKACGKRRILLTNAHPHNLAVKLEHTGLASHLDLLLSTHTFGYPKEDQRLWRAVAEETGMSAEKTLFIDDSEPILDAAAKFGIRYCLGVTNPDSGIAEKEYTRHPSLNDYRRLIPSLM, from the coding sequence ATGCATATTGATATTGCCTGGCAGAACGTGGATACCGTTCTGTTAGACATGGATGGCACGCTGCTCGACCTGGCGTTTGATAACTACTTCTGGCAAAAGCTGGTGCCTGAAACCTACGGGGCGCAGAACGGGATCTCGCCACAAGAGGCGCAGGAACGCATCCGTCAGGAATATCATGCCGTGCAGCATACGCTAAACTGGTACTGTCTTGATTACTGGAGCGACCGTCTGGGTCTGGATATCTGCGCGATGACCACCGCGATGGGGCCGCGAGCCGTATTGCGTGACGATACGGTCCCCTTTTTAGATGCGCTCAAAGCCTGCGGTAAACGACGGATTTTGCTGACCAACGCGCATCCGCATAATCTGGCCGTGAAGCTGGAGCATACCGGTCTGGCCTCACACCTTGATTTATTACTTTCTACCCACACATTTGGATATCCCAAAGAGGATCAGCGGTTATGGCGCGCCGTGGCGGAAGAAACGGGAATGAGTGCAGAGAAAACGCTGTTTATCGACGATAGCGAACCTATTCTCGATGCGGCGGCGAAGTTTGGTATTCGTTATTGCCTCGGTGTAACTAACCCCGACTCTGGCATTGCGGAAAAAGAATATACGCGCCATCCGTCACTGAATGACTACCGCCGACTGATCCCCTCACTGATGTGA
- the pckA gene encoding phosphoenolpyruvate carboxykinase (ATP) codes for MRVKRLTPQDLKAYGISDVQDIVYNPSYETLYQEELDPSLEGYERGVLTNLGAVAVDTGIFTGRSPKDKYIVRDDTTRDTLWWSDKGKGKNDNKPLSQETWQHLKGLVTKQLSGKRLFIVDAFCGANADTRLSVRFITEVAWQAHFVKNMFIRPSDDELEGFEPDFIVMNGAKCTNPQWKEQGLNSENFVAFNLTERIQLIGGTWYGGEMKKGMFSVMNYLLPLKGIASMHCSANVGEKGDVAVFFGLSGTGKTTLSTDPKRRLIGDDEHGWDDDGVFNFEGGCYAKTIKLSKEAEPEIYNAIRRDALLENVTVRDDGTIDFDDGSKTENTRVSYPIYHIENIVKPVSKAGHATKVIFLTADAFGVLPPVSRLTANQTQYHFLSGFTAKLAGTERGVTEPTPTFSACFGAAFLSLHPTQYAEVLVKRMQAAGAQAYLVNTGWNGTGKRISIKDTRAIIDAILNGSLDDAETFNLPMFDLAIPTELPGVDTRILDPRNTYGSPEQWQEKATALAKLFIENFEKYTDTPAGEALVSAGPKL; via the coding sequence ATGCGCGTGAAACGATTAACCCCGCAAGATCTCAAGGCTTATGGTATCAGCGACGTTCAGGATATTGTTTACAACCCGAGCTATGAAACCCTTTACCAGGAAGAGCTAGACCCAAGCCTGGAAGGTTACGAGCGTGGTGTGTTGACAAACCTGGGTGCCGTTGCAGTTGATACCGGTATTTTCACCGGACGTTCGCCGAAGGATAAGTACATTGTTCGTGATGACACCACGCGTGACACGCTGTGGTGGTCCGACAAAGGAAAAGGCAAGAACGACAACAAACCGCTGTCCCAGGAAACCTGGCAGCACCTGAAAGGATTAGTCACCAAACAACTTTCCGGTAAACGTCTGTTTATCGTTGATGCGTTCTGTGGCGCAAACGCCGACACCCGCCTCTCTGTCCGCTTCATTACTGAAGTAGCGTGGCAGGCGCATTTCGTGAAGAACATGTTTATTCGCCCGAGCGATGACGAACTGGAAGGCTTTGAGCCTGACTTTATCGTGATGAACGGCGCGAAATGCACAAACCCACAGTGGAAAGAGCAGGGTCTGAACTCCGAGAACTTTGTCGCCTTCAACCTGACCGAACGTATCCAGCTGATTGGTGGTACCTGGTACGGCGGCGAAATGAAGAAAGGCATGTTCTCGGTGATGAACTACCTGCTGCCGTTGAAAGGCATTGCATCAATGCACTGTTCCGCCAACGTGGGCGAGAAAGGCGACGTTGCCGTGTTCTTCGGTCTTTCCGGCACCGGGAAAACGACTCTCTCCACCGACCCGAAACGTCGTCTGATCGGCGATGACGAGCACGGCTGGGACGACGATGGCGTGTTCAACTTTGAAGGCGGTTGCTACGCAAAAACAATCAAGCTGTCGAAAGAAGCGGAACCGGAAATCTACAACGCTATCCGCCGTGATGCGCTGTTAGAAAACGTCACCGTGCGCGACGATGGGACTATTGATTTTGACGACGGTTCGAAAACCGAGAACACTCGCGTTTCCTATCCGATCTACCACATCGAAAACATCGTTAAGCCGGTTTCCAAAGCCGGTCATGCCACGAAGGTAATCTTCCTGACCGCTGACGCTTTTGGCGTGCTGCCACCGGTTTCCCGCCTGACCGCCAACCAGACGCAGTACCACTTCCTGTCTGGCTTCACGGCTAAACTGGCAGGGACTGAGCGCGGTGTCACCGAGCCGACGCCAACCTTCTCAGCCTGCTTCGGCGCAGCATTCCTGTCGCTGCACCCGACGCAGTATGCTGAAGTGCTGGTGAAACGCATGCAGGCCGCTGGCGCGCAGGCTTACCTGGTCAACACCGGCTGGAACGGTACGGGCAAACGTATCTCTATCAAAGATACCCGCGCGATTATCGACGCCATCCTGAATGGTTCTCTGGACGATGCGGAAACCTTCAACCTGCCGATGTTTGATCTGGCGATCCCGACTGAGTTGCCAGGTGTAGATACTCGTATTCTCGACCCGCGTAATACCTACGGGTCTCCGGAGCAGTGGCAGGAAAAAGCGACTGCGCTGGCGAAACTGTTCATCGAGAACTTCGAGAAATACACCGATACGCCAGCAGGCGAAGCGCTGGTCAGCGCCGGACCGAAGCTGTAA
- the envZ gene encoding two-component system sensor histidine kinase EnvZ: MRRMRFSPRSSFARTLLLIVTLLFVSLVTTYLVVLNFAILPSLQQFNKVLAYEVRMLMTDKLQLEDGTQLVVPPAFRREIYRELGISLYSNEAAEEAGLRWAQHYEFLSHQMAQQLGGPTEVRVEVNKSSPVVWLKTWLSPNIWVRVPLTEIHQGDFSPLFRYTLAIMLLAIGGAWLFIRIQNRPLVDLEHAALQVGKGIIPPPLREYGASEVRSVTRAFNHMAAGVKQLADDRTLLMAGVSHDLRTPLTRIRLATEMMSEQDGYLAESINKDIEECNAIIEQFIDYLRTGQEMPMEMADLNAVLGEVVAAESGYEREIETALQPGSIQVKMHPLSIKRAVANMVVNAARYGNGWIKVSSGTEPHRTWFQVEDDGPGIKPEQRKHLFQPFVRGDSARSTSGTGLGLAIVQRIIDNHNGMLEIGTSERGGLSIRAWLPVPVARVQGTTKET; the protein is encoded by the coding sequence ATGAGGCGAATGCGCTTCTCGCCACGAAGTTCATTTGCCCGCACGCTGTTGCTCATCGTCACCCTGCTGTTTGTCAGCCTGGTGACGACCTATCTGGTGGTGCTGAACTTTGCGATTCTGCCGAGTCTCCAGCAGTTTAATAAGGTCCTGGCCTACGAAGTGCGTATGCTGATGACCGATAAACTGCAACTGGAGGACGGCACGCAACTGGTGGTGCCTCCCGCTTTTCGCCGGGAAATTTACCGTGAGCTGGGGATTTCTCTCTACTCCAATGAAGCCGCCGAAGAGGCGGGACTGCGTTGGGCGCAACACTATGAATTTTTAAGCCATCAGATGGCGCAGCAGCTGGGCGGGCCGACGGAAGTGCGCGTTGAGGTCAACAAAAGTTCACCGGTTGTCTGGCTGAAAACCTGGCTGTCGCCCAATATCTGGGTGCGCGTGCCGTTAACGGAAATTCATCAGGGCGATTTCTCCCCGCTGTTTCGCTATACGCTGGCCATCATGTTGCTGGCGATAGGGGGGGCGTGGCTGTTTATTCGTATACAAAACCGACCCCTTGTGGATCTCGAACATGCCGCGCTGCAGGTAGGGAAAGGCATTATTCCACCACCGCTGCGCGAGTATGGCGCGTCCGAGGTGCGCTCGGTGACCCGTGCGTTCAACCATATGGCGGCGGGGGTGAAGCAGTTAGCGGATGACCGAACGCTGTTGATGGCGGGGGTCAGTCACGATCTCCGTACGCCGCTGACGCGTATTCGCCTGGCGACAGAGATGATGAGCGAGCAGGATGGTTATCTGGCGGAGTCCATCAACAAAGATATCGAAGAGTGCAACGCGATCATTGAGCAGTTCATCGACTATCTGCGTACCGGGCAGGAGATGCCGATGGAGATGGCCGATCTTAACGCCGTGCTGGGCGAAGTAGTGGCGGCAGAAAGTGGCTATGAGCGTGAAATTGAGACCGCGCTACAGCCGGGCAGCATTCAGGTGAAAATGCACCCGCTGTCTATCAAACGGGCAGTGGCTAATATGGTGGTTAACGCCGCACGTTACGGCAACGGATGGATCAAAGTCAGCAGCGGGACGGAACCTCATCGCACCTGGTTCCAGGTGGAAGATGACGGCCCCGGCATTAAGCCCGAACAGCGTAAACACCTGTTCCAGCCCTTTGTGCGTGGCGACAGTGCGCGTAGCACCAGCGGTACCGGGTTAGGGCTGGCGATCGTGCAGCGAATCATCGATAACCATAACGGTATGCTGGAAATTGGTACCAGTGAGCGGGGCGGACTTTCTATCCGCGCCTGGTTACCGGTTCCTGTGGCCCGCGTCCAGGGGACGACCAAAGAGACGTAA
- a CDS encoding PilN domain-containing protein, with protein sequence MHPPVNFLPWRQQRRNACLRMWGGLFGASAAIVLVLTLLGYLTRATSGQANVVLLQAEQQLATALTTVKPRLEARQRQAQQAIQRDRLREQTRRWQPALENLALSLPAQAWLTSMDYQQSSLELSGKALTFSALSTLEAALRDSPMFEISHTGATLRDAQGYWQFQYRVIWREAHDRPL encoded by the coding sequence ATGCATCCTCCCGTCAATTTTTTGCCCTGGCGACAACAGCGGCGTAACGCCTGTCTGCGTATGTGGGGTGGGCTATTCGGCGCATCAGCGGCGATCGTGCTGGTACTAACGCTGCTCGGATATCTCACCCGCGCCACGAGCGGGCAGGCAAATGTGGTTTTACTGCAGGCGGAGCAGCAACTTGCCACGGCACTGACAACAGTGAAACCCCGGCTGGAGGCGCGCCAACGTCAGGCGCAGCAAGCCATTCAACGAGACAGATTGCGCGAGCAGACCCGCCGCTGGCAGCCCGCGCTGGAAAACCTTGCGTTGAGTTTGCCGGCACAGGCCTGGCTGACCAGCATGGACTACCAGCAGAGCTCGCTGGAGCTCAGTGGAAAAGCGCTTACCTTTTCTGCGCTCAGCACACTGGAAGCCGCCCTGCGAGACTCGCCGATGTTTGAGATAAGCCATACCGGCGCCACCCTACGGGATGCGCAGGGATACTGGCAGTTCCAGTACCGGGTGATATGGAGAGAAGCGCATGATCGCCCTCTTTGA
- the hslR gene encoding ribosome-associated heat shock protein Hsp15, which translates to MKEKPPVEVRLDKWLWAARFYKTRALAREMVDGGKVHYNGQRSKPSKIVELNATLTLRQGNDERTVVIKAITEQRRPASEAVTLYEETTESVEKREKMALARKLNALTMPHPDRRPDKKERRDLLRFKHGDSE; encoded by the coding sequence ATGAAAGAGAAGCCCCCGGTTGAGGTCAGACTGGATAAATGGCTATGGGCTGCGCGGTTTTATAAAACCCGCGCACTGGCCCGTGAAATGGTGGACGGCGGGAAAGTTCACTATAACGGACAGCGCAGTAAGCCGAGCAAGATCGTCGAACTGAACGCTACGCTGACGCTGCGTCAGGGCAATGATGAGCGCACCGTGGTGATCAAAGCGATTACCGAGCAGCGTCGTCCGGCCAGCGAAGCCGTCACACTGTACGAAGAGACGACGGAAAGCGTAGAGAAACGCGAAAAAATGGCGCTGGCGCGTAAGCTTAACGCTCTGACCATGCCGCACCCGGACAGGCGACCGGACAAAAAAGAACGCCGCGACCTGTTACGATTTAAACACGGCGACAGTGAATAA
- the nudE gene encoding ADP compounds hydrolase NudE, translated as MSKSLQKPTILNVETVAQSRLFSVESVDLEFSNGVRRVYERMRPSTREAVMIVPIVDDHLILIREYAVGTESYELGFSKGLIDPGESVFEAANRELKEEVGFGANDLTFLKKLSMAPSYFSSKMNIVVAEDLYPESLEGDEPEPLPQVRWPLAHLMDLLEDPDFTEARNVSALFLVREWLKGQGRL; from the coding sequence ATGAGCAAATCATTACAAAAACCCACCATTCTGAACGTCGAAACTGTCGCGCAGTCGCGGCTATTTAGCGTTGAAAGCGTGGACCTCGAATTCAGCAACGGCGTGCGTCGCGTCTATGAACGGATGCGTCCCTCTACCCGTGAAGCGGTAATGATTGTCCCGATCGTTGACGATCATCTGATCCTGATTCGTGAATACGCGGTGGGAACGGAGTCCTATGAACTGGGCTTTTCCAAAGGGTTGATTGACCCCGGTGAAAGCGTGTTTGAAGCGGCGAACCGGGAACTGAAAGAAGAGGTCGGTTTTGGGGCAAACGATCTGACTTTTTTGAAAAAACTCAGCATGGCGCCATCTTACTTCTCCAGCAAGATGAATATCGTGGTGGCGGAAGACCTTTATCCCGAGTCACTGGAAGGCGATGAACCCGAACCGTTGCCGCAGGTGCGCTGGCCGCTGGCGCATCTGATGGATCTGCTGGAAGACCCCGACTTCACCGAAGCACGAAACGTGAGCGCGTTGTTCCTTGTTCGCGAATGGCTGAAAGGGCAGGGGCGGCTGTAA
- the mrcA gene encoding peptidoglycan glycosyltransferase/peptidoglycan DD-transpeptidase MrcA: MKFVKYLLILAVCCILLGAGSIYGLYRYIEPQLPDVATLKDVRLQIPMQVYSADGELIAQYGEKRRIPVTLNQIPPEMVKAFIATEDSRFYEHHGVDPVGIFRAASVALFSGHASQGASTITQQLARNFFLSPERTLMRKIKEVFLAIRIEQLLSKDEILELYLNKIYLGYRAYGVGAAAQVYFGKSVDQLDLGEIAVIAGLPKAPSTFNPLYSMDRATARRNVVLSRMLSEGYITQAQYDQARNEPIDANYHAPEIAFSAPYLSEMVRQEMYNRYGENAYEDGYRIYTTITRKVQQAAQQAVRNNVLDYDMRHGYRGPANVLWKVGETAWDSKKITDTLKALPTYGPLLPAVITSANPQEATATLADGTSVSLRMEGIRWARPYRSDTQQGPTPRKVTDAVQTGQQIWVRKMGEAWWLAQVPDVNSALVSINPKNGAVLALVGGFDFNQSKFNRATQALRQVGSNIKPFLYTAAMDKGLTLASMLNDVPISRWDAGAGSDWRPKNSPPQYAGPIRLRQGLGESKNVVMVRAMRAMGVDYAAEYLQRFGFPAQNIVHTESLALGSASFTPLQVARGYAVMSNGGFLVDPYFISKIETDQNGVIFEAKPKIACPECDIPVIYGDTQKSNVLENNNVEDVAISGEQQNAAVPMPKLEQANQALVAQTGAQEYAPHVINTPLAFLIKSALNTNIFGEPGWMGTGWRAGRDLNRHDIGGKTGTTNSSKDAWFSGYGPGVVTSVWIGFDDHRRDLGRTTASGAIKDQISGYEGGAKSAQPAWDAYMKAVLEGVPEEPLTPPPGIVTVNIDRSTGQLANGGNSRAEYFIEGTQPTQQAVHEVGTTITDGGETHELF, from the coding sequence GTGAAGTTCGTAAAGTATTTATTGATCCTTGCAGTATGTTGCATCCTGCTGGGAGCAGGCTCGATTTATGGCCTCTATCGCTATATTGAGCCACAGTTACCTGACGTCGCGACGCTTAAAGATGTGCGTTTGCAGATCCCGATGCAGGTTTACAGCGCAGATGGCGAGCTCATTGCGCAATATGGTGAAAAACGTCGTATTCCGGTGACGCTCAATCAGATCCCGCCGGAAATGGTCAAAGCTTTTATCGCCACAGAAGACAGTCGTTTCTATGAGCACCACGGCGTTGACCCGGTGGGGATTTTCCGTGCGGCCAGCGTTGCACTGTTCTCCGGTCACGCCTCTCAGGGGGCGAGTACCATCACGCAGCAGCTCGCAAGAAATTTTTTCCTCAGTCCTGAACGCACGCTGATGCGTAAGATTAAGGAAGTGTTCCTGGCGATCCGCATTGAGCAATTGCTGAGTAAAGATGAGATCCTCGAACTCTATCTGAACAAGATCTACCTCGGTTACCGCGCTTATGGCGTCGGGGCCGCGGCGCAGGTCTATTTCGGTAAATCAGTCGACCAGTTGGATCTGGGTGAGATCGCGGTGATTGCCGGTCTGCCGAAAGCGCCATCTACCTTTAACCCGCTTTATTCGATGGACCGCGCGACCGCACGTCGTAACGTGGTGTTGTCGCGTATGCTGAGCGAAGGGTACATCACTCAGGCACAGTACGATCAGGCGCGTAATGAGCCGATTGACGCCAACTATCATGCGCCGGAAATCGCTTTCTCCGCCCCGTACCTGTCAGAAATGGTGCGTCAGGAGATGTACAACCGTTACGGCGAAAACGCCTATGAAGACGGTTACCGTATTTACACCACGATCACCCGCAAGGTGCAGCAGGCCGCGCAACAGGCGGTACGTAATAACGTGCTGGACTATGACATGCGCCACGGCTATCGCGGTCCGGCCAACGTGCTGTGGAAAGTGGGTGAAACCGCATGGGACAGTAAAAAAATCACCGATACGCTGAAAGCGCTGCCAACTTACGGACCGTTGCTGCCGGCGGTGATCACCAGTGCAAACCCGCAGGAAGCGACGGCGACTCTGGCAGATGGCACCTCGGTCTCGCTGCGGATGGAGGGCATTCGTTGGGCGCGTCCTTATCGTTCGGACACTCAGCAGGGCCCGACGCCGCGTAAAGTCACTGACGCGGTGCAGACCGGCCAGCAGATCTGGGTGCGGAAGATGGGCGAAGCCTGGTGGCTGGCGCAGGTCCCGGATGTGAACTCCGCGCTGGTCTCTATCAATCCGAAAAACGGGGCTGTGCTGGCGCTGGTCGGCGGCTTTGACTTTAACCAGAGCAAGTTCAACCGTGCTACTCAGGCGCTGCGTCAGGTCGGTTCGAACATTAAGCCGTTCCTCTACACTGCCGCGATGGACAAAGGTCTGACCCTGGCGAGCATGCTGAACGACGTCCCAATCTCTCGCTGGGATGCGGGTGCCGGTTCCGACTGGCGTCCGAAAAACTCACCACCGCAGTACGCAGGCCCGATTCGTTTACGTCAGGGGCTGGGTGAATCGAAAAACGTGGTGATGGTACGCGCCATGCGGGCAATGGGCGTGGACTACGCAGCGGAATATTTGCAGCGTTTCGGCTTCCCGGCACAAAACATCGTGCATACCGAATCCCTGGCGCTGGGCTCCGCGTCATTTACCCCGCTACAGGTGGCGCGTGGTTATGCAGTCATGTCGAACGGCGGCTTCCTGGTTGATCCGTATTTCATCAGCAAGATCGAAACGGACCAGAACGGTGTGATTTTCGAAGCGAAGCCGAAAATTGCCTGCCCGGAGTGTGATATCCCGGTGATTTACGGTGATACACAGAAATCCAACGTTCTGGAAAACAACAATGTGGAAGATGTCGCCATCTCTGGCGAGCAGCAGAATGCCGCCGTGCCAATGCCCAAACTGGAGCAGGCAAATCAGGCGTTAGTGGCACAGACCGGGGCGCAAGAGTACGCACCACATGTGATCAACACGCCACTGGCTTTCCTGATTAAGAGCGCGCTGAATACCAACATCTTCGGCGAACCCGGCTGGATGGGCACCGGCTGGCGTGCAGGTCGCGATCTGAATCGCCACGATATCGGCGGTAAAACCGGGACCACCAACAGCTCGAAAGACGCCTGGTTCTCCGGTTACGGTCCGGGGGTGGTCACCTCCGTGTGGATTGGATTTGACGATCACCGTCGTGACCTGGGGCGCACCACTGCCTCTGGCGCGATCAAAGATCAAATCTCCGGCTACGAAGGCGGCGCGAAGAGTGCGCAACCCGCGTGGGATGCTTACATGAAGGCGGTGCTGGAAGGGGTTCCTGAGGAGCCGCTGACGCCGCCACCGGGCATCGTCACGGTCAATATCGACCGCAGTACCGGACAACTGGCAAACGGCGGTAACAGCCGGGCAGAATATTTCATCGAAGGCACGCAGCCGACACAGCAGGCGGTGCATGAGGTGGGAACCACCATCACTGATGGTGGTGAAACACACGAACTGTTCTAA
- the hslO gene encoding Hsp33 family molecular chaperone HslO, translated as MPQHDQLHRYLFENFAVRGELVTVSETLQQILENHTYPQPVKTVLAELLVATSLLTATLKFAGDITVQLQGDGPLSLAVINGNNNQQMRGVARVQGEIPDDADLKTLVGNGYLVITITPEEGERYQGVVGLEGDTLAACLEDYFLRSEQLPTRLFIRTGDVDGKAAAGGMLLQVMPAQDAQADDFNHLATLTETIKADELLTLPANEVLWRLYHEEEVTLYDPQDVEFKCTCSRERCAGALKTLPDEEVDSILAEEGEIDMHCDYCGSHYLFNAMDIAEIRNNASPADPQVH; from the coding sequence ATGCCGCAACATGACCAATTACACCGCTATCTGTTTGAAAACTTTGCCGTGCGCGGCGAACTGGTAACCGTATCGGAAACCCTGCAACAGATCCTCGAAAACCATACCTATCCGCAGCCGGTGAAAACCGTGCTGGCTGAGTTACTGGTCGCCACCAGTCTGCTCACGGCGACGCTGAAGTTCGCCGGTGATATCACCGTTCAGCTCCAGGGTGATGGTCCGCTGAGCCTCGCGGTGATCAACGGCAACAATAATCAGCAGATGCGCGGCGTCGCGCGTGTCCAGGGCGAGATCCCGGATGATGCAGACCTGAAAACGCTGGTCGGCAATGGTTATCTGGTCATTACCATTACCCCGGAAGAAGGCGAGCGTTATCAGGGCGTTGTCGGTCTGGAAGGCGATACTCTGGCGGCATGTCTGGAAGATTACTTCCTGCGTTCTGAGCAGTTGCCAACCCGTCTGTTCATTCGTACCGGTGATGTTGACGGGAAAGCCGCTGCCGGCGGAATGCTGCTGCAGGTGATGCCAGCCCAGGATGCGCAAGCAGATGACTTCAACCATCTGGCCACGCTGACCGAAACCATCAAAGCGGACGAGTTACTGACCCTGCCCGCTAATGAGGTGCTGTGGCGTCTGTATCATGAAGAAGAGGTCACCCTTTACGATCCGCAGGACGTTGAGTTCAAATGCACCTGCTCTCGCGAACGCTGTGCTGGCGCACTGAAAACGCTGCCGGACGAAGAGGTGGATAGCATTCTGGCGGAAGAAGGCGAAATCGATATGCATTGCGACTATTGCGGGAGTCACTACCTGTTCAATGCTATGGATATTGCCGAGATCCGTAATAACGCCTCCCCTGCCGATCCGCAGGTTCACTGA